One window of Fodinicurvata sediminis DSM 21159 genomic DNA carries:
- the glyA gene encoding serine hydroxymethyltransferase: MLERRPWVPEDCEDYIQVLAKDFGERTSDSLEAELHALVRQNRIIHEAECINLNPATNAMNPRAEALLSQGLGARPSLGYPGDKYEMGLEAVEKIEVMAAELASQIFEARYAEIRVPSGAMANLYAFMAMAQPGDTIIASPEMLGGHVTHHKDGSAGLYGVVTHPAPVDARNYTVDLDGLRGLARQVNPKVITIGSSLNLFPHPISEIRAIADEVDAWVLFDAAHMSGMIAGRAWQQPLQEGAHVMTMSTYKSLAGPPAGMVLTNESELARKLDSIAFPGLTANFDAAKSAALAMTLLDWRDHGRAYAATMVRVAEALARALAERNLPVFGLEKGITRSQQFALEAASLGGGQTAARQLRKGNILTCGIGLPIEALPGDMNGLRLGSPEIVRWGMKERDMPQLADFIADILAQRRPVKTVAKDVSEFRRPFNKIHFAR, encoded by the coding sequence ATGCTGGAAAGACGCCCTTGGGTTCCTGAAGATTGTGAAGACTACATACAGGTCCTTGCAAAGGATTTTGGGGAAAGAACGAGCGATTCTCTTGAGGCGGAGCTGCATGCGCTGGTGCGCCAGAATCGAATCATACATGAAGCGGAATGCATAAACCTCAATCCAGCCACCAATGCCATGAATCCGAGGGCCGAGGCGTTGCTGTCGCAAGGACTGGGAGCCCGCCCCTCCCTTGGGTACCCGGGTGACAAGTACGAGATGGGACTTGAGGCCGTCGAGAAGATCGAGGTCATGGCCGCGGAATTGGCAAGTCAGATTTTCGAAGCCCGCTATGCCGAGATTCGCGTGCCTTCAGGGGCGATGGCCAATCTCTATGCCTTCATGGCCATGGCTCAGCCGGGTGACACTATCATTGCATCTCCAGAGATGCTGGGCGGGCATGTCACACATCACAAGGACGGATCGGCTGGACTTTATGGCGTCGTGACGCATCCCGCCCCGGTGGACGCCCGGAACTACACTGTGGATCTTGATGGACTGAGAGGCCTGGCCCGGCAGGTCAATCCGAAGGTCATTACGATTGGAAGCAGCCTGAACCTTTTTCCCCACCCAATCTCTGAAATCCGTGCAATTGCTGATGAAGTGGATGCATGGGTCCTGTTTGATGCGGCACATATGTCCGGCATGATTGCGGGACGCGCCTGGCAACAGCCACTGCAGGAGGGAGCTCATGTCATGACAATGAGCACCTACAAATCCTTGGCTGGTCCCCCGGCCGGGATGGTCCTGACGAACGAAAGTGAATTGGCAAGAAAACTCGATTCCATAGCCTTCCCCGGACTTACAGCAAATTTCGATGCAGCCAAGTCAGCAGCGTTGGCCATGACACTCCTGGACTGGAGAGATCACGGCCGCGCCTATGCTGCAACCATGGTTAGGGTAGCAGAAGCCTTGGCCCGCGCTCTGGCAGAGCGCAACCTGCCTGTCTTCGGGTTGGAGAAAGGTATCACGAGATCACAGCAGTTTGCGCTTGAAGCAGCCAGTCTGGGAGGCGGCCAGACGGCTGCAAGACAGTTGAGGAAAGGCAATATTCTGACCTGCGGTATCGGGTTGCCCATAGAAGCCCTGCCCGGAGACATGAATGGACTTCGCCTTGGTAGTCCCGAGATTGTACGCTGGGGAATGAAGGAACGGGATATGCCGCAGTTGGCTGATTTCATCGCCGATATCCTGGCACAACGGCGTCCGGTCAAGACCGTCGCCAAGGATGTTTCCGAATTCCGCAGGCCCTTCAACAAGATCCACTTTGCACGTTGA
- the alkB gene encoding DNA oxidative demethylase AlkB produces MTSENQSATLPGLFEQERAVDEIYNFAQDSTLLRNFVGNQDHQIIALIEQITEQAPFRRMSTPGGRQMSVEMSNCGHFGWVTDRKGYRYSAKDPQSESPWPAMPTGFQELATAAARKAGFEGFHPDSCLINRYQPGARLGLHQDRDERDFSAPIVSVSLGLPAIFLFGGAKRSEKQTRIPLEHGDVLVWGGTSRLNHHGIQPLEEGRHSLLGACRINLTFRKAS; encoded by the coding sequence ATGACTTCGGAAAATCAATCAGCAACTCTGCCCGGTCTTTTCGAGCAAGAAAGAGCGGTGGACGAAATATACAACTTTGCCCAGGATTCTACTTTGTTGCGCAATTTCGTGGGCAACCAGGACCACCAGATTATAGCCCTCATAGAACAAATCACGGAGCAGGCGCCGTTTCGAAGAATGAGCACGCCTGGCGGTCGGCAAATGTCTGTGGAAATGAGCAATTGCGGACATTTCGGATGGGTCACAGACAGGAAAGGATATCGTTACTCCGCTAAGGACCCCCAGAGTGAAAGCCCGTGGCCCGCTATGCCAACAGGCTTTCAGGAATTGGCGACGGCGGCGGCCAGAAAGGCAGGCTTCGAAGGCTTCCATCCTGATTCCTGTCTGATCAACCGTTACCAGCCAGGTGCTCGCCTGGGACTTCATCAGGACCGGGATGAAAGAGATTTCTCCGCACCCATCGTGTCGGTTTCCCTGGGCCTTCCGGCCATATTCCTGTTTGGCGGTGCAAAACGCAGCGAGAAACAGACACGCATTCCGCTGGAACATGGCGATGTTCTGGTCTGGGGTGGGACCTCTCGCCTGAACCATCATGGCATACAGCCTTTGGAGGAGGGTCGGCATTCCCTCTTGGGGGCATGCCGCATCAACCTGACATTTCGAAAAGCCAGCTAG
- the wecB gene encoding non-hydrolyzing UDP-N-acetylglucosamine 2-epimerase, whose amino-acid sequence MKKAVLFVLGTRPEAIKLAPVIRALKEQNLADITVRVCSTGQHREMLAPVLELFDIRPDYDLDIMRKDQSPARSLARAIKALDVVLNEDRPDHVVVQGDTTSSLAGALAAFYNRIPVSHVEAGLRTGNLAAPFPEEGNRQIISRVTDLHFAPTAQNRRALIEEGVNAQRIHVTGNPVIDSLLQLEQHWRRSPAVKLDLARDLQARLGQHPDHPFILVTGHRRENMGQGFRNLAQALNRIAVHHPKIPILFPWHPNPRVRADLSEELEIWPSIKLCSPLPYTDFVYTLSRASIVLTDSGGVQEEAPAFAKPVLVLRETTERQEAVEAGTVKLVGTRPETILAEVNKLLQQPDYYRSMAKAANPYGDGKAAVRIADIIQQSFGPVQGEAALVG is encoded by the coding sequence ATGAAGAAAGCCGTTCTTTTCGTGCTGGGAACCAGACCGGAAGCCATCAAATTGGCCCCCGTCATCAGAGCCCTGAAAGAACAGAACCTGGCAGACATTACGGTACGTGTCTGCAGCACAGGCCAGCACCGTGAAATGCTGGCCCCTGTTTTGGAACTCTTTGACATTCGTCCAGACTACGATCTGGACATCATGCGGAAAGATCAAAGCCCCGCACGCTCACTTGCAAGAGCGATCAAGGCATTGGACGTAGTGTTGAACGAAGACAGACCTGATCATGTGGTTGTTCAGGGCGATACCACCTCCAGCCTCGCCGGGGCGCTGGCCGCCTTCTACAATCGAATTCCTGTTTCCCATGTAGAGGCCGGGCTTCGAACGGGGAACCTTGCCGCGCCTTTCCCGGAGGAGGGGAATCGGCAGATTATCTCCAGGGTTACGGACTTGCATTTTGCCCCTACGGCTCAGAATCGACGGGCACTGATTGAGGAAGGTGTCAACGCTCAAAGGATTCACGTTACCGGAAATCCGGTTATCGATTCCCTGCTACAGCTGGAACAGCACTGGCGTAGATCACCGGCCGTCAAGCTTGACCTGGCCCGCGATCTGCAAGCACGACTTGGTCAGCACCCGGATCACCCCTTCATTCTGGTAACCGGCCATCGCCGCGAGAACATGGGGCAGGGTTTTCGCAATCTGGCGCAGGCCTTGAATCGGATTGCTGTGCACCACCCCAAAATTCCGATCCTCTTTCCCTGGCACCCTAACCCGCGGGTAAGGGCAGATCTTAGCGAAGAACTTGAGATCTGGCCTAGCATCAAGCTTTGTTCACCATTGCCTTACACGGATTTCGTTTACACCCTGAGCCGTGCTTCAATTGTGTTGACCGACAGTGGTGGTGTTCAGGAAGAGGCACCGGCCTTTGCTAAGCCTGTCCTGGTCTTGCGTGAGACGACGGAAAGGCAGGAAGCGGTTGAGGCCGGAACGGTCAAACTTGTAGGCACGCGACCTGAGACCATCCTGGCTGAAGTCAACAAGCTTCTGCAGCAACCGGACTACTACCGAAGCATGGCGAAGGCGGCCAACCCTTATGGTGATGGAAAGGCTGCGGTTCGTATCGCTGACATAATCCAACAGAGCTTCGGGCCTGTCCAGGGAGAAGCAGCCCTGGTTGGCTGA
- a CDS encoding mitochondrial fission ELM1 family protein — protein sequence MNTSASSNAERAAPRVWLVIGDKLGDNAQVEILARALGWPVERRNLRFRSQYIYGKPRFRPSLYHLDRQASDKLEPPWPDLVLTIGRRPSMAALWIKRQSGGRTKVVIVGRPKKYFDEFDLVVGTPQYRLPDRSNVLTLDLPLMRADMERLEQGKQGWSGVMDALPRPLTAVLVGGQTRPFRFDGEATEEFLQKLSQTPDLSNGTIYITTSRRTPRVVGDTLAHRLPSNARLYRWEDGRGDNPYFGLLACADRFVVTGDSISMMVEVARLGRPLAIYPLPYRRSPIVSLYERMTDLLHGREAWRWLGEFLSDRGLIGYPRRLPDLHDRLVRQGRAVMLGTSFVEPPSFVDQDLDRAAAAIKKLFSR from the coding sequence ATGAACACTTCTGCCAGCAGCAATGCAGAGAGGGCTGCGCCACGTGTCTGGCTGGTTATAGGTGACAAGCTCGGCGATAACGCGCAGGTCGAAATTCTGGCGAGAGCATTGGGTTGGCCTGTTGAAAGACGAAACCTTCGGTTTCGTTCACAGTATATATACGGCAAACCCCGTTTCCGCCCTTCCCTGTATCATCTGGACAGGCAGGCATCAGACAAACTTGAGCCTCCCTGGCCTGATCTGGTGCTGACCATTGGCCGGCGTCCATCAATGGCAGCGCTCTGGATCAAGCGACAGTCGGGCGGACGAACAAAGGTCGTCATTGTGGGACGTCCCAAGAAATATTTTGACGAATTCGATCTGGTGGTGGGTACACCCCAATACAGACTGCCGGACCGATCGAATGTCCTGACTCTGGACCTGCCACTCATGCGTGCTGACATGGAACGCCTCGAGCAGGGCAAGCAGGGCTGGAGTGGTGTGATGGATGCACTTCCACGCCCCCTCACAGCTGTATTGGTTGGCGGACAGACGCGCCCATTCCGGTTTGATGGAGAGGCCACTGAAGAGTTCTTGCAGAAACTTTCCCAGACGCCAGACCTGTCGAACGGTACGATTTACATTACGACGAGTCGCCGAACACCGCGTGTAGTCGGTGACACTCTGGCGCACAGACTTCCTTCGAATGCAAGACTGTATCGATGGGAGGACGGCCGGGGTGACAATCCCTATTTTGGTCTACTGGCCTGTGCCGACAGGTTCGTGGTGACCGGCGACAGTATTTCCATGATGGTTGAGGTTGCCCGGCTTGGACGCCCGCTTGCCATCTATCCCCTGCCCTACCGCCGCAGCCCAATTGTCTCACTTTACGAGAGAATGACGGACCTCCTGCATGGACGTGAAGCATGGCGCTGGCTGGGGGAATTCCTAAGTGACCGAGGGCTGATCGGTTATCCACGCCGCTTGCCTGACCTACATGATCGCCTGGTACGCCAGGGACGCGCGGTGATGCTGGGCACGTCCTTCGTCGAGCCTCCCTCTTTCGTTGACCAGGATCTTGACCGGGCTGCCGCAGCCATAAAGAAGCTGTTCAGCCGCTAA
- the metC gene encoding cystathionine beta-lyase encodes MKFDTQLAHLGRRPTVKGGHAVNVPVVHASTILFDSVEQMKEATQNRSDPNWIHYGRGGTQTHVALQESVAELEGAHAALCVPSGLAAVVVSILSQVKAGDHLLVADSVYAPTRGFCEGFLKRFGVETDYYAPLDLDDLRRKLRPETRVVYTEAPGSLTFEMQDIPAISEVAHAHGAKVILDNTWATPMYFKSFAHGVDISVHAGTKYIVGHSDAMLGLVLTNDETTAAAQRQADLLGYACGPDDIYLALRGLRTLSVRLERHQKNALALCNWLSQRQEVSRLFYPALPDDPGHKIWKRDFLGASGLFAVELQPVSDESVGAFLNSLELFGMGYSWGGYESLAIPTNPSDYRTATSWNGRGPTLRLHAGLEDAADLVQDLEQAFVQLRAGQ; translated from the coding sequence ATGAAATTCGATACCCAATTGGCGCATCTCGGGCGTCGACCGACGGTCAAAGGCGGGCATGCTGTGAATGTACCGGTCGTGCATGCCTCGACGATACTCTTCGACAGTGTCGAACAGATGAAGGAGGCTACGCAGAATCGCTCCGACCCGAACTGGATTCACTACGGGCGCGGGGGTACGCAAACACATGTTGCGCTTCAGGAATCGGTCGCCGAACTTGAGGGAGCGCATGCAGCCCTTTGCGTGCCCTCCGGATTGGCAGCCGTTGTGGTTTCGATCCTGTCCCAGGTTAAAGCTGGCGATCACCTGCTGGTGGCCGACAGTGTCTATGCGCCGACCCGGGGATTTTGCGAAGGTTTCCTGAAACGTTTCGGCGTGGAAACGGACTACTACGCCCCCCTCGATCTTGATGACCTGCGAAGGAAGCTACGTCCCGAGACACGTGTGGTTTATACGGAAGCGCCAGGATCGCTGACTTTCGAGATGCAGGACATACCCGCCATCAGTGAAGTGGCACATGCGCATGGCGCGAAGGTGATACTCGACAATACCTGGGCAACACCCATGTATTTCAAGTCGTTTGCCCATGGTGTTGATATTTCAGTTCATGCTGGAACCAAGTATATCGTCGGCCATTCCGATGCCATGTTGGGGCTGGTGCTCACCAACGACGAAACGACAGCTGCTGCACAACGCCAAGCCGACCTGCTTGGCTATGCCTGTGGACCGGATGATATCTACCTTGCCCTGCGAGGTTTACGCACACTAAGCGTTCGACTGGAACGCCACCAGAAGAATGCGCTGGCGCTCTGCAATTGGCTGTCTCAGCGTCAGGAAGTTTCACGCCTGTTCTATCCTGCATTGCCCGATGACCCAGGACACAAAATCTGGAAGCGTGATTTTCTGGGAGCCAGTGGTTTGTTCGCAGTGGAGCTCCAGCCGGTGAGCGACGAATCAGTTGGAGCCTTCCTGAACAGCCTTGAACTCTTCGGCATGGGATACTCATGGGGAGGATACGAAAGCCTTGCCATTCCCACAAATCCCAGCGATTACCGAACTGCCACTAGCTGGAACGGGCGCGGTCCGACCCTTCGGCTTCATGCCGGCCTGGAAGATGCGGCTGATCTGGTCCAGGACCTGGAACAGGCGTTCGTGCAGCTACGAGCTGGACAGTAA
- a CDS encoding flagellar motor protein MotB produces MADSDNQRPILIKKKKNGHGHGHHGGAWKVAYADFVTAMMAFFLLLWLISSTSEEQKEGIADYFTPTTFSTDSSSGSNGILGGETITADGAARDDRSPMGFGTGLPSRETRIEGGAAADQDQQTSNGSDGSGAGSSPLDQETLSEADKALKQQRAEQDAKAFHAARDELMNEIAERPELAGLKDNLLVDQTDEGLRIQLIDQHGTDMFPSGSARPHEHTVRLLDMVSSAIGNLPNRISISGHTDSTPYKNGNDYGNWELSSDRANASRRAMIEAGLAAGRVENVVGKADTEPLDLQNTTAPRNRRISIVLLKQDDGTTAAVPEDINDTDIEEAAGRELQQDKPNVAVDSLDSPTSGESSPSGTEESRQSDSRNTPLPAPSLLAN; encoded by the coding sequence ATGGCGGATAGCGATAACCAGCGTCCAATTCTGATCAAGAAGAAGAAGAACGGACATGGGCACGGGCATCATGGCGGCGCCTGGAAGGTTGCCTATGCCGACTTCGTGACGGCCATGATGGCGTTCTTCCTACTGCTGTGGCTGATCAGCAGCACCTCGGAAGAACAGAAGGAAGGAATCGCGGACTACTTTACCCCAACCACCTTCTCCACTGATTCTTCGAGCGGTTCCAATGGAATTCTCGGAGGGGAGACGATCACGGCAGATGGCGCTGCACGGGATGATCGCAGCCCCATGGGGTTTGGAACAGGACTGCCGTCCCGTGAGACACGTATCGAAGGAGGCGCCGCAGCTGACCAGGATCAGCAGACCTCAAATGGGTCCGATGGCTCGGGTGCAGGCTCTTCACCCCTGGACCAGGAAACCCTGTCGGAAGCTGATAAGGCATTGAAGCAACAACGTGCCGAGCAGGATGCGAAAGCCTTCCACGCTGCCAGGGATGAACTGATGAACGAGATCGCGGAACGTCCCGAACTGGCCGGCTTGAAGGACAACCTTCTGGTCGACCAGACAGATGAGGGCCTCAGGATCCAGTTGATCGACCAGCACGGCACAGATATGTTCCCTTCTGGTAGCGCACGACCTCATGAGCACACGGTTCGCTTGTTGGACATGGTCAGCTCTGCCATAGGCAATCTTCCAAACAGGATCTCGATCTCAGGTCACACGGATTCCACCCCCTATAAGAATGGAAACGATTACGGAAACTGGGAACTCTCCAGTGATCGTGCCAACGCCAGCCGGCGTGCCATGATCGAAGCCGGCCTGGCGGCAGGCCGTGTGGAAAACGTTGTCGGGAAAGCCGATACCGAACCGCTTGACCTCCAGAACACAACAGCTCCGCGCAATCGTCGCATTTCCATCGTGCTCTTGAAGCAGGACGATGGAACCACAGCTGCAGTTCCGGAAGACATAAACGACACAGATATCGAAGAAGCGGCTGGCAGAGAATTGCAGCAGGACAAGCCCAATGTTGCGGTCGATAGCCTAGATAGCCCCACTTCTGGAGAGTCCTCCCCCTCTGGTACCGAAGAAAGCCGGCAAAGCGATTCACGCAATACCCCACTGCCTGCACCTTCCCTACTGGCAAATTAA
- a CDS encoding RDD family protein codes for MPENSLTLSTQDASWNRNGKDFNARDPSFYESVVLLRVLGYFMDVVFLALLTGLVGMVLWIIGILSLGLLMPLVAVGIAILPLAYHTLTIGAYGATPGMRLLGLEVRNIEDGSSPDYIQAFVMTALFYLSIGVTSWIILIVAFFNERRRLMHDFFSSLVVVRRTPPGNI; via the coding sequence ATGCCGGAAAACTCACTTACACTTTCAACGCAAGATGCCAGTTGGAATCGAAACGGTAAGGATTTCAATGCACGCGATCCCAGTTTCTATGAATCCGTCGTTCTGCTAAGGGTTCTGGGTTATTTCATGGACGTTGTCTTCCTGGCCTTACTCACGGGACTGGTGGGGATGGTGCTATGGATCATTGGGATTCTTTCCCTTGGGCTCTTGATGCCGCTCGTTGCCGTAGGGATTGCGATACTGCCCCTTGCCTATCACACCCTGACCATAGGCGCTTATGGTGCCACACCGGGAATGCGGCTGTTGGGGCTGGAGGTGCGGAATATCGAGGATGGAAGTTCCCCGGATTACATTCAGGCATTTGTCATGACCGCACTGTTCTACCTCAGCATCGGTGTAACCAGTTGGATCATACTGATCGTTGCGTTCTTCAATGAACGTCGTCGCCTGATGCATGACTTCTTTTCGAGCCTTGTCGTGGTGCGGCGCACTCCGCCAGGCAACATATGA
- a CDS encoding circularly permuted type 2 ATP-grasp protein encodes MSTLVNKNLENLFSDYQSNDFYCELFGNSQKGLRPDTQAIIERLSKLDPERLRQRSQDAERELYNLGITFTVYTQRDVIDRILPFDVLPRVIDAADWQKIESGVTQRVRAINHFLHDIYHEGKILKDGIVPNELIVGNPNYRPEMRGLQVPHGTYVHVSGIDIVRGDDGHFRVLEDNARTPSGVSYVVENRHLMQRAFPDLMEGTGIEPVSNYGQKLHEALVEVAPAHAPHPHVVLLSPGSYNSAYFEHIFLAREMGVSLVEGRDLVVENSRVFMKTIRGLVPVDVIYRRLNDDFLDPLAFNSESLLGCAGLMEAYARGNVTLANAVGTGVADDKAVYAYMPRIIRYYLDEDPILDNVETHICREAEGLQYTLDHLDELVVKPVGEAGGYGITVGPKASREELESCRASLLEKPDNYISQPMINLSVCPTLSDDGIMPRHVDLRPFAVTGKETWVLPGGLTRVALRPGSIIVNSSQGGGSKDTWVLRSSQG; translated from the coding sequence GTGAGCACACTGGTGAATAAAAATCTGGAAAATCTGTTTTCCGACTATCAGTCAAACGATTTCTATTGCGAACTTTTTGGTAACAGCCAGAAGGGTTTGCGCCCTGATACGCAGGCGATCATAGAACGCCTGTCGAAGCTTGATCCGGAAAGACTTCGACAGCGTTCCCAGGACGCGGAGCGAGAACTTTACAATCTGGGAATCACATTCACCGTCTATACACAAAGGGATGTCATAGACCGGATACTGCCATTTGATGTGTTGCCGAGAGTCATCGACGCTGCAGACTGGCAAAAAATTGAATCCGGCGTCACCCAGCGTGTCCGCGCCATCAACCATTTCCTGCACGATATCTACCATGAAGGAAAGATCCTCAAGGACGGGATCGTTCCCAACGAACTGATTGTCGGTAATCCTAATTACCGGCCAGAGATGCGTGGCCTGCAAGTGCCCCACGGCACCTATGTTCATGTCAGTGGCATAGATATCGTGCGTGGAGACGATGGCCATTTCAGAGTGCTTGAAGATAACGCCCGGACCCCCTCTGGAGTGTCCTACGTTGTCGAGAATCGCCACCTCATGCAAAGGGCCTTTCCCGATCTCATGGAGGGTACGGGGATAGAGCCTGTCTCCAACTATGGCCAGAAACTTCATGAAGCCCTGGTCGAAGTGGCACCTGCCCATGCCCCGCACCCCCATGTGGTTCTTCTGTCCCCGGGCAGTTACAATTCAGCTTACTTTGAGCATATATTCCTGGCCCGCGAAATGGGTGTTTCCCTTGTTGAAGGCCGGGATCTGGTTGTGGAGAACAGTCGGGTCTTCATGAAAACCATCAGGGGCCTTGTCCCTGTTGATGTCATCTACCGCCGCCTCAATGACGACTTTCTCGACCCCCTGGCCTTCAACTCTGAATCACTTCTTGGCTGTGCGGGGCTGATGGAGGCTTATGCAAGGGGAAATGTAACGTTGGCCAATGCAGTTGGCACAGGTGTCGCAGACGACAAGGCCGTATATGCCTACATGCCGCGAATTATCCGTTACTATCTGGATGAAGACCCCATCCTCGATAATGTCGAAACCCACATCTGTCGCGAAGCTGAAGGATTGCAGTATACCCTGGACCATCTGGATGAACTTGTGGTCAAGCCTGTGGGTGAGGCAGGAGGGTACGGTATTACGGTTGGCCCCAAGGCATCTCGGGAAGAACTGGAAAGCTGCCGCGCAAGCTTGCTTGAAAAGCCTGACAATTACATCAGCCAACCCATGATCAATCTATCTGTCTGCCCGACCCTTTCGGATGATGGGATCATGCCAAGGCACGTTGACCTTAGGCCCTTTGCAGTTACGGGCAAGGAAACCTGGGTCCTGCCCGGCGGACTGACCCGTGTCGCCCTTCGTCCTGGTTCGATTATTGTCAATTCCAGTCAGGGCGGAGGATCCAAGGACACTTGGGTTCTTCGCTCATCCCAAGGATAG